The Oreochromis aureus strain Israel breed Guangdong linkage group 15, ZZ_aureus, whole genome shotgun sequence genome contains the following window.
tGTGTAGTTAAGATATCTGTTCCAGTCATGTTTTTGGGAATGGAATAGCTCAGTTTTCACAGGTGCCTGCCAGCTATAACGTTTTGATATAAATACTGTTAGAACGATATAAATACAGTGGCAAGAAAAAGTAAGTGAACCCTTTGGAATTTGTCTTAAAATCAGATCAGATCTTCATCTGAGTTACAATTATAAAcaaaccagatttttttttctgctttttttaattttgtattgAAATTGCACACGTACACAATTATTTTTACATATATCATGGCGCATTTTGACTAGGCTATGTTAGAAAATGGTAAACATCTCCCTTCACGAATACCAGCTATAAATCATTCCTGGTTAGGACAGTAAGGACTGATTTAGAGTAATGCAGCGAGTGTTTGTAGAGCCTGTGGTGTAACTTGTGTAAGTGGCCGACTTCATTGGCGGCATTTACGCTTGTGTGAAATACATTCTGTGCTGATTACCTCGTGGTTATGTCCTGGTCATTTCTATGCGGAGTCATCCAATAGAAACCAATTAACTGGtggggctttttttttccctgtctttGATTCCCACTCGCTGCATTTCCTCACATCTATTCTGATAGGTTCAACAACCTGCCTGCAGGAATTTACTGACATTTGTGAATCCTTACATTGATGCTATGATCATTATTCCTCATATTGAAGTGATGACAGTTATTCTCTCACTGATGAATTAAGAAACTGCAGCAGAAAGGCATCTGGACATGCACAGGAAGAATCGGCAGTACTGAACAGGCCAATCACAATCGTTGTGGGCTGCGTGGACATGATGGGTAGTTAAATCGCTGGTTAGAATGCCACTGCTGCCCATAAAACCTTGCCTGATATTTGCTAAAGGAGTACTTTGATCCTTCACAGCACTACTGCAATACTGAATGATGTAGCTAAACTGCAAAGTAAAGCCTGCGCTTCCTTTGCCTGAGTTCAAATTATTCTTCATTTATCTCATTTGTCCCTTTTATCCAACATTTATCTGATTGGTTGTCCCTCGTAAACGGAAGGTTAGAACAGCAGGTGAATGGAGCTGCTGAGCTTGCAGCCAAATATGTGTGCATAAGATGAACATATTAAGCACATCTGCTCTAAGTGACCTCACACAGAGCTAAGAGtaggggaaaaaatgaaattaaccATTTAGAACAGTCTGAATCCTTACTTAATAACCGTAGCTGATTATTTGAAACAGCCATGTTTATTATGAGCATTGACCATTGTGCCCATTCACATATGGCTGAAAATGAGCTAAAGTATAATAGGTTCCTGTTACAAGAAGGTCTAACGGTTCAGTCAGAGCCCAGTTTCTTAATCTAATAGAGGTGCTGAAGAATGAGCTCGAGGATAATTCACACCAGAGATTCATTTCTGACAACATGGCTGAAGTCAGACGATTCTAGAAGAATGAGTCAAACTTCCTCCTGATTGTAGCTGCAGAAAACCTTTGAGATCACTGCTGTCACAGGAGGTTCAGTCACTTGTCAAATCCAAGGGTTCCCTTACTTTTTCTACCAGCAATCTAAAGTTTTAACAAAGACATAAGAGATTGTTTGGGTCAAACATCACGTTTGTGTTACTTGTGACTCAGATGAAGATCAAATCAGATTTTCTGACCAGTGAACGCAGAAGAACATGTAATTCCACGGGTTCACTTCGCTTGCCACTGTATTTGATTACGACTTTTCGTTCAGATCATTCAGTGTCTCAGCCAATCATGGTGCAGCGACGGCCAGGCCAGGGTTTCCATGGGAATGGTGATGCCAATTCTGTGCTTTCACCTCGCTCAGAAGGCGGAGGTCTCGGCGTGAGCATGGTGGAGTACGTCCTGAGTTCGTCCCCTGGTGACAAGATGGATGGCCGCTACAGGAATGGTGGCTATGTAAGCCAGACTTTTGCATCTCATCGATCTTACCAAAAGTGGAGTTTGGATTTCTTTGTCtaattgtttttctgtctgtcgTATTTACACAGGGTGCAGGAGATGCTGACCAAGATGGGAGAGAGAAAAGTGATGCGCAAGAGAAGGTGTCGCCTTTTGAAGAGGACAAAAGCCCTGAGATGAAGGTGGGAGAGGAGAGTGATCCTACTAAAGCCAATGGAAGAGGTCTGCTGAACGGCATGGACAGAGACTGTAAAGACTTCAAGTAGGTTTTCCTTTTACAGTGATACAAGTTAACCAGTagaaaatgggtttaaaaaaattaagtgaCTTATGTGGCCATCTTTTAAATAACTGTATCTCTGATATATGTGCAGATGTTTAGCCTTTCAgttcaaaattaaatataaaatatcagACTGTGTAAATATGAACATTTATAGGTTGATTTGAGGGTTTTTAGACTTTGGTTTCACCCCAAAGTAACAGTTGTGTATAAATATGGCGGTCCTTCTTAAACTTaacttggtttttttttttttttttttttagcccaaCTCCTGGAAGCCGTCAAGCTTCTCCCACTGAGGCTGTGGAGAGGATGGGTCCCAGTCAGACAGGTTTGGAGATGATGGGGCAGCACCACCACCCTCATGTTCTCCAACAGCAGAACCCCTCCCAAAACAAGGTCCAAGCTGAGGATTTCCAGAACCAGGAGGCCCAGAACATGGGCGGTATGGAGCAGCAAGCTGGTGTGGAGTCCTTACAGTTTGACTATGCTGGTAATCAGATTCAGGTGGACTCTTCAGGGACTCCAGTTGGATTGTTTGACTACAACTCTCAGCAGCAGGTCTGTTAAATTCACAAAATCTGGTTGGTAGTTTGCTCAGCAGGTTGCGAGcagtttgttgatttttttttttgatttttttttttgatttttttctccccagtTGTTCCAGAGGTCTAATCCATTGACTGTTCAACAGCTCACTGCAGCTCAGCAGCAACAATATGCACTGGCTGCAGCCCAGCAGCAGCATCTTGGTGAGACAGACTTTGTTCTCCTCAGATTCTTTTGCAGTATTGTTTAACTGCTTTGTCTCTCAGGTTGTCTCTGTTTGAGTTGCATAGACTTTTGAATGAGAATTATATTGCTGTTCTTCCTCATATTACTCAGCTGGCCTTGCTCCTGCGTTTGTGCCAAACCCTTACATCATTAATGCTGCCCCACCTGGAGCTGATCCCTACACTGCTGCTGGgttggcagcagcagcaacgctTGCAGGTGATCACATGGCACATGTTCATCCGCAAGTTCTCATTGATATCCAAcagatcattattattttatttttcttttactcttCATTATCTTCTGCCCAGATCCAATGTATAACTTcagaagtgttttttttctctcccccctCCCCAGGCCCCACAGTTGTTCCACCACAGTACTACGGCGTCCCTTGGGGTGTGTACCCAGCTAATCTtttccagcagcagcctgcATCTACTGCCAATCACTCGGCCAATCAGCAAGCATCCAGTCAAGGGCCAGGGCCAGGGCAACCACAGGTAGGAATAATTTCTTTAACCAGTATTAATTCCCTACCTTATTCGCCTCGTATGATTGTATGAAAAATGTGCTTCAGGATGCGGTTTCAGTCATCTGTCTGTGACCAGTTATCGTGTGCAGAATGTTTATGACGACAGGATTACCCTGAAAATGAGTCATCCATGAAGACCTGCTGTTAAAATTTAGAAAAGTTAAAAGTGGGCAGGGCTTCGGTGGCGTAGCTCCATCAGTTGTGCATTTGATTCAGAAATGTTCTGGGGTTGGTTGTATATGTTTCCGAGCAACTCGTGACGTCTGATCAAACCAAACAGTTGTGGTAAAACACGTTAGCTATATTTTAGCTGTTCCTCATTTAGtcacttgtttattttttgttgtgaCGACAAGTTGAGATTGCTTCCCTTCCCAGTGccagtaacagtatttttttttatttttttttttttttaaccgttTCTGCCAGGTGATGCGCACTGGAACCAACCAGCGACCTCTTACACCTGGGCAAGGCCAGCAGAGCCAGCAGGAATCCctagctgcagcagctgctgcaaaCCCTGCATTGGCATACACAGGAATGCCTGGTTGGTCTACCATTTCATACTTATGCTATACTGCAATGTAGCCAAAGACACTGACaaccaaatacattttttttttttttcctttgttggtTCACATTAAGTGTACACAGTGTggaagtagtagtagtagtagtagtagtagtagtagtaacaaaacactgaaacagtGTTTCTAACAACACTCTAAGTATGTTGTGTAGTAGTAGTAAACTGTAATTACTAACTATCTcctctttgtgtgtcttttttcttcCTCAGGTTATCAGGTTTTGGCCCCTGCAGCTTACTATGACCAGACTGGAGCTTTGGTAATGGGCCCTGGTGCCCGCACCAGTCTGGGTGGGCCTGTTCGTCTAGTCCAAACCCCACTTCTTATCAACCATGCAGCGGCGCAGGCTggtaagaattttttttttttttgttttaattaaggAATTCTTTTCTCTCCGGTGTCACCAGCTGTTTGCTCAGAGGGGATCTGTGGATGGTTTGGTTCCTGTTGTAGGGTTTTTACATTGCATTCAAGTGCCTTGGGGTAACTGTTGatatttggcactatataactCAAATTTAGCTAATCTAATTGCATTAGAGATCATTATTTGGAATTCGGTGACTGTACCAACTGTTATTTTATCTGATTCAAATCTCAAAAAAGGTCTCTCTCATCTCCTGTGgactattttttttccactgacaCCTTCTTCAAAAACCAAATGTGACGTTGATCAGATAAGCAGATCTCATAGTTTGGTTTATATTTGTTCTGTTAGCAGTGTTTGTCTCCTGCAGTTACCACTGCTGTCTCCACTCTGTGTGTGGGGAGGACACACACCGAGCAATGTTTCATTTGGCTATTTTTGTGAATAAATTCATTGCTTTAATACGTTCCCAAGCCTCTTACCCCGAGTTTAATCACCACACATAAGcagtaacatttaaatatagGTGGAAAAAATGATTCAGCCAAGAAGTCCCAGCTTCTACAAAGTGTGTTCACGCTGAtggtttaaaatgcaaagtggCTCTCCCAAAAATAGCTgaatatgtttatatttaattctgctttttattatttgtttatatttgagCTTGTCATTTGTGTTTATCTGTGGAAAAATGACTTCACCCACTTAGCAGTTCTCTAGCAATCTGCCAGATCTGCTGTTTTGAGTAGGCACAGTTGCATGCGCACATGTAGCGATCTGATTTGTATAGATGTCCTCTTCTCAAAATGATAACTTAATGAGTGCTTCTGTGTGGTGTGTTGAGCaaataatatgtgtgtgtgtattattaaTAGAgatgggactttttttttttttttttcttcttagatATGCCTACTATAATGTCCGTCCCGCACACCCACTTCTTTCTATTCTTACTTGATTAGTACCACTCATGTGACCTTTCCTCACCTTTGACCTCTCACAACAATCTCTctccatcagcagcagcagtgtctgCATCTGGTTCCGGTAACAACATGTCTGGTCCTCCAGCCAACGGACTGTACCGCTCCATGCCTCAGCCTCAACCTcagccgcagcagcagcaggctccTCCACCCAGCAGCGGCCTGCCCTCCAGCTCATTCTACGGATCTGGATCAGTCCCTAACACCTCTCAGAGCAGCTCCCTTTTCTCTCACACCTCTGCTGCCCCACCACCCCCAAGCTCTTCCCTGGGCTTCAGCAGCACCGGCGGCTCTCTTGGCGTTGGCCTGGGCTCTGCTCTTGGGGGTTTTGGCTCTTCTGGTCAGTGGCTAAACAACATGCTGCTTGTAGAGGAAAATGGTCTTGTGTTAAATTTAAGTTTTGTGTTCTAAAAGTGCTTTGTTAATGATTTTTCAGTATCCAGCTCGACCAGTAGCAGTGTATCCCGCAGGGATTCCCTGTTGGCAAGTTCTGACCTATACAAACGAGGTGGCAGCAGTTTAACTCCCATTGGGCAGCCGTTTTATAACAGCCTGGGTTACTCCTCTTCACCTAGCCCCATTGGCCTTACACCAGGTCATTCCCCGCTCACTCCTCCGCCATCTTTGCCCTCTTCCCATGCATCCTCTTCCAGCCTTCACCTAGGTAAGCCTAAAGGGGGGATGTTTATCTTTGGTCGAATGTTGTTTTTGAGGTAGAAAATAAAGAAGCATTTGAGCCTGTTCGTAAGTGAGGATTGATGCGACTTAAATAGAATAGAACTTTAAATTGTCATCCCCTGTTAGGGGCAGCTTCAGTGAAATTGATGCTTGTAAATGAAATATTCAAAATTGTCTTATTTAATCCTAGGTGGCCTGACAAATGGCAGTGGTCGTTACATTTCTGCAGCTCCCGGAGCTGAGGCCAAATACCGGAGCACAGGCGGCACGTCCAGTCTCTTCAATTCCAGCAGCCAGTTGTTCCCTCCCTCACGGCCCCGCTACAGCCGCTCTGATGTCATGCCATCTGGACGCAGCCGCCTATTGGAAGACTTCAGGAACAACCGTTTTCCAAACCTCCAGCTCCGTGACTTGCCTGGACACATGGTGGAGTTCTCTCAAGACCAGCACGGATCCAGGTGACGGGCCTAATTTAATGCTTGAAAATGCCACAGCACAATAGAATATATAGGCTTTTTGGGAAATAATGAGTTTCTTTTAGGTCTCGTAAATGTAAGCCTtagccaaaaaagaaaaaaacgcaAAAAACTACATTGCAGTGTTACACTTTGTATAATGAGTCTTTGGAGTGTCTTTTTAATCGTTCACTGCTTCCTCCCATCTAGATTTATCCAACAGAAGCTAGAGAGGGCCACTCCTGCTGAGAGACAGATGGTGTTTGGAGAGATTTTGCAAGCAGCATACCAACTGATGACTGATGTATTTGGAAATTATGTCATCCAAAAGTTCTTTGAGGTTGGGAGTGTTAAAGTTCATCCTTGTGTCTTTTGAGTAACTGCACAGTATAAACTAAACTAGATTCCATTTATAATAGATTACTCTCATATTGTAATAGATTCCagcatatataatatattttttatgttgtcTCAGTTTGGAAGTGCAGACCAGAAACTTGCTTTAGCGACCCGTATCCGCGGACACGTCCTTCCCCTGGCGTTGCAGATGTATGGGTGCAGGGTCATTCAGAAAGCCCTGGAGTCCATTTCCTCAGACCAGCAGGTAATTGTAAGTGAGATTTCACTTCTTTAtaacctttttattttctattgaaAAGCATTTTATTCGTCCTTCATATTAAAGGCTTTGATTTAAACAGTCTTCTTTTACGATATACTTTGATgtcattttcttccatttagAGCGACATTGTCCGTGAGCTTGATGGCCATGTGCTGAAGTGTGTGAAAGACCAGAATGGGAACCATGTGGTACAGAAGTGCATTGAATGTGTCCAGCCTCAGGCCCTTCAATTCATCATTGATGCCTTCCAGGGACAGGTGggtcttttcagtttttgtttttgttttttagaataGCTGCCATATAATAAGCTGCCTTATAATGTAACTACCATTCAgtatagtttatttttgtagaCTCATGTGATCCGTAGGGTTGCATTAATATCTAAATCCTCTGATGTACTTTCACTACATGGTACAATAagtactgtttttattttctaggTTTTTGTACTTTCCACACACCCCTATGGCTGCAGAGTTATCCAAAGGATCTTGGAGCACTGCACCCAGGAGCAAACTCTGCCCATCCTGGAAGAGCTTCATCAGCACTCTGAACAGCTGGGCCAGGTGTGCACATCAATTTCCTCTCTGTCCCATTTTAAACTCCACGCTGACTGCCTTATTTTTGCTAGCTGCGACTGATCGCTGTTGACATTTATCATTTTATGTTGCGTATTTGCATGTGTCCTTCATGTTTgaacatttcatatttttagcCTGTCATTGTTCCTGTGTAGTTGTGGTCTGCTAAGTGTAAGGATGAATGTAATTGTGCTGTTAGCTGACATTACATCTGACATATGTGATTATTTAAACATCCACCCTGCCCCCCTCACTTATTCCATCTAGAAATATCAAGGCGTATCATTGGAGATGACACCCAAAACATATTATACAGTGTCCCGTGATGCACTGTTCAAGGTCAGAGCAATTTGCCTCTATCGCGGATGTCCCTGTGCTCACTTCCTTTTTcccctctttatttttttttaatcttttcttcTGTAAAGAATCTAATTTAACATTTAGTTTTCCAACTCCCAACATTTATAGTCCTTTCCTAACCCACTGAGCTGcctgttctttctttttcctcccttCTTGCTTTATGCCAGAGGATTTAGGGACATGCTAATCTGCTGTCTGATGATCCCTCTTTTGCCTACAGCATTTTTTGATCAGtctgtttttccctttttaaaaaaaaaaaaaaaaaaaaaaaatctaattttgcTAAAATTATAATTGTTTGATTCAAATCTAGGAGTTTGAAACTCTTTTATAACCAAATAGTTCACAAATGGTGTTTTAAAACCAACATAATGCAAGTTCATGTTAAAACAGATTGACAGAAAATGGTTCGGGAGGCAAATACTTCAAATTTAAAGGTGGAGATCACATTACCTACCCAACAAATTACCACTTTAACAAGCTTGGCAGTTGAGTGGTGTTATTTGTTGTTTGGTCAGTTAATTTTTTGTCTCCATCTTGCCGCACTAAAAATTACACCCGTAACTGTCTATCACCCGTTTCTGAAGGGGCAAAGATGCTATTGGTTGTGTTGCCTGGTCAGCGACACAAACCAGCAGCATCTGTTTTGTCTGACCTTCCGCAGTGATGACGTAAGGGTATTCGAAATACTACAAATGGGGGTGTCGCTCATTCATCGGCCAATCATTGTAGAGTTGCATGATTACCCTATCCTATCAATCGAGGCCAATGGGGAGAAAGTAGTGCATGAGTATCAATCATGTTCAGTTGTAtctcacagtttgtttgtttttttgttgttgtgattaATCTTGTTGAGATGACTTTGCCTTGCCCTTACATCTCTGTTGCCTCCTGCAGGATCAGTACGGTAACTACGTCATTCAGCATGTTTTGGAGCATGGCAGACCAGAAGATAAGAGCAAGATAGTGGCAGAGGTGCGCGGGAAGGTTCTTGTCCTGAGCCAGCATAAATTTGCAAGGTAAGCTAAGCAGTCTGTATGGATTAAGAGTGGGCTGTATATTGTTTGCAGATTTTGACATTAACAGGGCAGACGGTGAATATTCTGAAGTTCATTTTGTATGAAATGattgtgaaaaataaatattctgttGTGGGAGGGAAAGCGCTCACATTACTGTCAATATTAGAGCAGCTGTGTTTCTTCACACTTCTGCTGGTGTGAGGACAGATGTGAGTGATTTGCACTAGCATAACTAAGGAACATAAGTTGATGCATATCATCTGAAGATCAGTCGATacgctgttgttgtttttctacatCTTTCGAGTGTTTACATTTGTAAAAACCGGTTAATAGTAGGTTTATAACACGCAGGTTAACGACTCACATTTGGGCCTGATAGGAGATCATTTTAGGCCTGGGATAATTTATCAATAACCATGTGGTAACAATGGCAGGAAGTTCATAACCTAGATCTTTCTTGAGTCGAGGAAGATGGGAATGCTGAATTTTAGGTACCTGATGGTTCcatgttctttgtttttaaagcagagTCCATTCTGCTTAGCTTGGAGTAAATTCTTTTGTAATGTATAGGCGGCAGCATGATGGTACAGTGGTTATGGCTATCACCTCACAACAAGAATGTTCCTGGTTTGAATCTCCGGTTTGGCTCAGGCCTTGCTGTATGGAGTTTGTAAGTTCACCCTGTGCCTGCATGGGTTTCCTCGAGCTTCCTCTCACACTCTGAAGATATTCATTTTAGGCAGGTCCTGTGCTTGAAGTGTATAGCATAAAATTATGATTGAATGCTTGGTTAAGATGAGATATGCAGTGAAGTGCCTTGAGTGGTCCATAAGAATAGAAAAGTGCTTTCTTAATGTGAGTACATTAGCCAAGTAGATATTTTAAAAGACACGTCTATGTTGAACTAAATGTGTCTGTACGAGTCGTTATACCTGTCATATTGGTTTTCGCTCTTGTGGATGTGATGTGTTTGTCAGTGAGCAAACACGACTTTAGGCCAACTTTGGACCTTAATTAATTTtagtttgatttatttaattacATGGCTCACGATTATTGTGAATATGTGGGACAACGGATGTTGGCTAAGTAGGAGGAAAAGACCACAGAAGTTTCATGGAGGTAGGGACAGAGGGTgtagagggttggtgtgacagaggatcCTAGGGatggggtgagatggaggcagatgatccactgtgggGATCTTTAAAGGGAGAAGCCAAAAGTTGAGGACAAATCCTCGACTAGGAGCCAGTATCACAAAACAACTCCCACGTTCAGTTCCTGTAGTTAAACAAAAGTGGTTATCTACTTGTTTCGTAATACAAGGTTTTCCAGTCTTGCTACCATTAGCCAATTTGTAAAAATACACGTCTGCTGGCAGCAGAGTGGTATATTTTATAAATTTAAAAGATGAGCTGTAATATTAGGAAAAAATAAGATACTCACAAACTTAACATAACTGCTGCAATTAAACAGCAATATACAAGTGTATGAGTGTTTGACGGGAAAAGTGATCCTTGTAACTTTTAGAAAAGTGCTGTAAGAATATAGTAAATGACTAATATCCTCTGTAGTGTAACATGGAGCAGTCGGTAAGACTGTCTCAGTGGGCCATCATTGTAGCATATGTTTAGAGTTTTGTGTTTCATAAAATTCATAAACTTTTTCCAACTGAAGTTGTTAGAAAAAGTTTGGAATTCTAATCAATAAATGTCCTCAGCTTTAGGAATAAATTGCTGTGTAACTCTAAAATTGAACCTGTtagccaacagaaaaaaaaattaagctgGGAATAGTAGTCCCCTCTCCTAAAAGCCTGTGTCTGGTAGATTGTAAACTGATAGACAAAGGGCTTAGACACTCTAAAAACTAAATGCCCTTATTGGGATGGTCCAGTGGGGGAGGATTATCTGGAATTTTCTATAGTCAGTAGGTGGGAATGTTGTACATGTTGTTTTCTTATCAAACATAGCCTGGTTGTGTCAGGTGTAAAAGTAGGTCAAAGTAATCCTCCTTCATATTTCCCAAATTCAAGTGTACCCCATTAACAACCAGCCCTTGCATCACAGTTGGGGTCTTAGGTGTAAAACTTCAGAATAACCATGGCCTGTAACAGGTCAGCAAAAACTTAAACTAATTGAGCTGTTTGAACACACTGCCTAATAATTACAGTTTGctaacacacatgcaaacattgCACGTGatgccaaaaacaaaagaaaatgattcTAATATGCTGGCATCTCTCTGCTTCCATCTGTTCAGTTATAAACTTGAGTAACAGTAGCTTATTTTTCCCCCAGTAATGTGGTGGAGAAGTGTGTGATCCACTCCTCGCGTGCAGAGAGAGCTCTGCTGATAGATGAAGTGTGCTGCCAGAAAGACGGGCCCCACAGCGCCTTGTACACCATGATGAAAGACCAGTACGCCAACTATGTTGTCCAAAGAATGATCGACATGGCAGAACCTGCTCAGCGTAAAATCATCATGCACAAGGTGAGTCGTCTACTAAATGTGCTCATGTTAGTGGTAATGGGTGTTAGTGGGTGGGTTGTGGTCCATTTGATCCAGTGAATTCTATCTGTATTCTATAAGGTTTAGCAAAGCTTAAAAAGTCTAATCTGTTTATGTCCATAGTTTCTGACAAGTGATCAAATCGACTTGGCTGGTAAAAGTTTAACTGTGAAGTTTTATCAGTGGTATCCAGGGCGTTGCACAGCTCATTCAGATCATGAAACAGCCAATGTTAAAACAAGTGCCTGCGTTGGTGCTTTCAAGGACCCTTGATATGTGAAATATGACCAGAAAGACCTGTTTTTAGTCATGTTATCAGTGCCATTATGTGTACAACGATTGTATTTTGCATGAAAACAAAGTAATAACTAGGGTGTGCACTTCCATATGTATCTGCCAGCATTGTGTCCATTGTTTACATATTTTACATTACTCTTTGTGTACATCAGTGCAGGCTGTTGTGAAGGCTCTTGTGTTGACATCAAACTAGTtagtgctgtttttgtttttaaacatcaGTGTAGTGTTGGCACCGGAAATTTGCTAAAATATCTGCATTCTTTCTGCTGGCCAACAGGGGGCGACTCCTGTGGTTCCAAAAATAGCCATTTTTTTGTAGACTTCTGCAAAAAAATCACTTAACTCATGAATTCAGTAACCCTTTTACATACACAATCTCCGTCAGTAGTTTCAAGACTTAATGTAACATGATatgcattttgtaaattatgctACCCATAATTTGAAAACATGCCCATTCTTTACCCCTACTTCCAGATTTAAAATCAGTTGAGCTTCTTTGGCTTTTAAATGCAGTTATcatcttctcttctttctttaGATCCGGCCTCACATTGCCACTTTGCGTAAGTACACCTACGGGAAGCACATTCTAGCCAAGCTAGAGAAGTACTACATGAAGAGTGGATCTGAACTGGGTCCAATCGGCGGTCCCACGAATGGTCTGATGTAGTCACGTACACATCCCAGGTCCCCTGAACAAGTGGAGGAGTAGGAGCCCCAAACCCCCTGTTCTGTCTGAGATGCGCTCCTTAGCCATAGGGGTTAGCCTTTGACGCCCTCTGTTATCCCATCATTTGGGGGGGCAAGTTaccaaaaaaacaagacaagtcAACTTCACCTAAGAACGCTGTGACAACTGACCCCTGCCACTCTGCCACCCCTGGTGCAGGTCCCCAGCGTGGCCCCCAGGGGACGCACAGTCAGCAGGCtgtttattctttttgtttttcttttgttttcctccttttttttcttcttttttttccctgggTAAAGCACAAGCCCATTGTTAATGATGTAATTGATGTATTTGACTGGTTTTCATATTATCTTGTACATTTAGTTTTTTACCTTGTAAATTCTctgtagaaaaagaaattattacACATTTGCTGAAATTTACAGTTCTTACAATTAACACCAGCAAGTGACTTTATAAAGGCTAAACTGAGTGATCCTTTTAAAACACGATtccatttgtttttgtaaacaaaCAGCTGTTCTTATTAAGCTTAGGCaatttattataatatttgtatattatcccacacacagtttaaaaaaaaaaaaaagaaaaaggaaaaaaaagtgttttcccATGCCAAAGCAGCTGATGGATTAGTTTTCAAATAGCATCACATAGTATGGATGGACAGAAATCCCTCCATCCACAAGCGAGTACTATGCGTCACGTGCCACAGTCACCCAGAGGTCTTTGAGGCCGCTTTGCCAGCTCGGGGTTTGGAAATTGGTGCTTTACTCTAGGGTAGCGTTTGCCAGTGGTGGCTTTTTCTTGcctcgtttttttgttttttttcttttgtttttttttttttttttttttttcccacacccTTTGCgggagtgtgtgcatgtttggtTACTCCAGCAGCTC
Protein-coding sequences here:
- the pum2 gene encoding pumilio homolog 2 isoform X2, which codes for MSIPCSILGMNDVAWQETRGGMLHANGAPESGGVRVHGGGPLATVGGAGQAPGGPHIQGMDRVPNPTPGTPQPPLSGRSQDDATVGYFFQRQPGEQLVSCTPSKHRWPTGDANHVDQVRAVDEMNYDFQALALESRGMGELLPAKKLWDSDELAKDGRKGMLLGEEWRDHAWGSSHHSVSQPIMVQRRPGQGFHGNGDANSVLSPRSEGGGLGVSMVEYVLSSSPGDKMDGRYRNGGYGAGDADQDGREKSDAQEKVSPFEEDKSPEMKVGEESDPTKANGRGLLNGMDRDCKDFNPTPGSRQASPTEAVERMGPSQTGLEMMGQHHHPHVLQQQNPSQNKVQAEDFQNQEAQNMGGMEQQAGVESLQFDYAGNQIQVDSSGTPVGLFDYNSQQQLFQRSNPLTVQQLTAAQQQQYALAAAQQQHLAGLAPAFVPNPYIINAAPPGADPYTAAGLAAAATLAGPTVVPPQYYGVPWGVYPANLFQQQPASTANHSANQQASSQGPGPGQPQVMRTGTNQRPLTPGQGQQSQQESLAAAAAANPALAYTGMPGYQVLAPAAYYDQTGALVMGPGARTSLGGPVRLVQTPLLINHAAAQAAAAVSASGSGNNMSGPPANGLYRSMPQPQPQPQQQQAPPPSSGLPSSSFYGSGSVPNTSQSSSLFSHTSAAPPPPSSSLGFSSTGGSLGVGLGSALGGFGSSVSSSTSSSVSRRDSLLASSDLYKRGGSSLTPIGQPFYNSLGYSSSPSPIGLTPGHSPLTPPPSLPSSHASSSSLHLGGLTNGSGRYISAAPGAEAKYRSTGGTSSLFNSSSQLFPPSRPRYSRSDVMPSGRSRLLEDFRNNRFPNLQLRDLPGHMVEFSQDQHGSRFIQQKLERATPAERQMVFGEILQAAYQLMTDVFGNYVIQKFFEFGSADQKLALATRIRGHVLPLALQMYGCRVIQKALESISSDQQVISDIVRELDGHVLKCVKDQNGNHVVQKCIECVQPQALQFIIDAFQGQVFVLSTHPYGCRVIQRILEHCTQEQTLPILEELHQHSEQLGQDQYGNYVIQHVLEHGRPEDKSKIVAEVRGKVLVLSQHKFASNVVEKCVIHSSRAERALLIDEVCCQKDGPHSALYTMMKDQYANYVVQRMIDMAEPAQRKIIMHKIRPHIATLRKYTYGKHILAKLEKYYMKSGSELGPIGGPTNGLM